DNA sequence from the Humidesulfovibrio mexicanus genome:
CGTACTCCTTGCCGGAGGGCTTCGACTCGCCAGCAGGTGCGCCGCTGATGGGCAGCACCGTCTGGGTCACCGGAACCTGCCGGGCCATGCTGATGAACTCGCCGTAGCAGAGGACCACTTCATCCAGCGTGCCGTCCAGGAAGGAGCTGATGATCTCTCCTCCCAGCTTGCTGGCCAGGGTGAAGTCGAAGTGGTTCATGACATCGCCATACTGGACGACGATTTCATGCTCCGCCTTGCGGATGGCGTCACGGCCCTTCTTGCCCACGCAGTAGAACTTCACGCCCAGGCCCTCGGCCTTCTTTTCACGGGCCAGCTTGAGGGCGGCCTTGATGATGTTGGCGTTGAAGCTGCCGCACAGTCCGCGGTCGGAAGTGACGATGACGATGCCTACGGTCTTTTTGTCCTCGCGCTTGGCCAAAAGCGGATGGACCGACTCATCCGCCCCGGCGGCAAGATCACCAAGCATTTCG
Encoded proteins:
- a CDS encoding F0F1 ATP synthase subunit gamma; this translates as MASLRDVKTKIGAVKKTKQITKAMNMVASAKLRNAQSRIERFKPYAQKFNEMLGDLAAGADESVHPLLAKREDKKTVGIVIVTSDRGLCGSFNANIIKAALKLAREKKAEGLGVKFYCVGKKGRDAIRKAEHEIVVQYGDVMNHFDFTLASKLGGEIISSFLDGTLDEVVLCYGEFISMARQVPVTQTVLPISGAPAGESKPSGKEYVYEPSVEGLLAELLPRFVKVQVYRGMLDTSASEHAARMSAMDNATRACDDMIGSLTLLFNKTRQAAITRDLMDIVGGAEALKG